Proteins from a genomic interval of Bombus affinis isolate iyBomAffi1 chromosome 16, iyBomAffi1.2, whole genome shotgun sequence:
- the LOC126925726 gene encoding uncharacterized protein LOC126925726 — protein MILKFFLILILINTVKCHEYTEKNYALNAVLKDTSNFFGKLKLDYASKNLNNTLTEINTKITEHIKNTSKMISIRHKRELQKSSGEGINVFTGFHDLNRLNFVNVQDIKFFSLQNEFETIWFAVVLDISKVSLYQINNNIFYDTISYPVLNGKQIFVNSCPYGALLIIQNQNGSVILSFTKVLNNYYLQPVHDFELNDINHLTIWNGMNRLHLGTVSQSNISIYIWFDNYFDLIQVIHVGTKKLIPFQSKGFMYLAVTGPSTLIFKYSLRTNKFVMVQKLPLSEDVSYFQLTEGHFIEHYLTLSTESFTVIYKEIHDRFIPFQQISSGNFILPVISRKAIMLLTLHKDTIVAYQYNGWRFVELNAKLSGISQFRRVILYNEELLLMRSKNNKWTLKQPLWIKKKSNKNLQEEIRIWNINAKNRIQRAMKEIPMPKDPITILRGHIDQLRVHNINRHNLQQLKDLYKQYKKLAFRFQAQKVDISNKWHPKIKTISSLHAKTIQVKCKTKCKINRLNVKENMNFLTKLIMSIKTNQELNFDELSVEELRNWKCPLLSLPIEDIIVSELINEITLGYLQENALKVTGDQLVSGKHIFTNIKATNAFMPLNIATFLTKQDVTIREMKVKELNLTTGGILLPLNGSFSIVTGSIKTPKLKIKNIDDLRGKIEGKWKRLSPTIFISEPMILYNNFNLENVKIDNLTSTDLIASKTGSIKSTLSNAISLHDNISVSLILSSEKMKWSNITVYGFKKWITANFQNIGIISGNKHFHQNVEITKFSYNKLKSEKQDLFLKDLTLCAISVIAPEIKTTTLIADIIAVKKLNSSQIVGNLSEDYFIDNFKVVFKSILSEKLYYHNFTVKNIFTTQLNNLNLTDLKRLVNSWIEPNILNTSIEATNLKTNTLRLPVRFYIELGNKIIKNLILEQHVYVDYINNINMTDFLDNAIRLTDMKSLQNIIFRNDFSTNHIHASHLPFHLIDTEKDLNLHKKRISGNIEANAINLPYSFKIAEDETPVNIFIKGSARFPLEPAITNVNNIRLEKLFSEIWLTTNVTTLYGKNLHFENIVINGSVILDNEISTLNIEMWKNISKRVLSKTKLQEISYPVSLNNIKVPFIVGSNVSRLKSSLSDLNDIFENSLLKDKDQQVKAKWTFYTLKVLGNLTAKHTINKLDLKKDVMRHDLRENIVTGKKTVIRLTAENLNGYNFDKWAAKALTKLKKHAIIKGQKTFINATFSDIEVSGTVMGNTIEEVLTKSTDQRIYGQKKFQGSINASELIVSGLINDVNLTELVDHQLKKNNHLQTIKTGIEFQNSLHIRGDLIVKGTYGGAELKNFYTSYSSVLPIAEKMKIFLEAAETINTALQNRAVYINKLEVVEDTIVASNESEIIQPVQCKSTNSSSHCFSKSALNGSDFHVKKLIVMDEKELIVFVNFDSVSISLFNNIKNELVHSKELHIPRIMEAFAESRIDTLWIVLRLTTQTLVLRYQPWEDLQEYVLPVTDVFEISTSPNNQLLLLLSDGVWDLEGLASPRNIIGIPLKEKVETFVDEHNFYVQCTSKNNTTLMKARYIGN, from the exons ATGATATTAAAGTTTTtccttattttaatattaatcaaCACCGTGAAATGTCATGAATATACCGAAAAAAATTATGCATTAAATGCTGTACTTAAAGATACGTCAAATTTCTTTGGAAAATTGAAGCTAGATTATG cgtcgaaaaatttaaataatacattaactgaaattaatacaaaaattacGGAACACATTAAAAACACATCGAAAATGATTTCTATCCGCCATAAAAGAGAATTACAGAAGAGTTCTGGAGAAG GTATTAATGTATTCACTGGGTTTCATGATCTTAATCGACTCAATTTCGTAAATGTCCAAGACATTAAGTTCTTTTCTCTTCAAAATGAATTTGAAACAATCTGGTTCGCTGTAGTTTTAGATATTTCTAAAGTATCCTTGTATCAGATAAAT aataacattttttatgaCACAATCTCTTATCCTGTGCTAAATGGAAAACAAATATTTGTAAACAGTTGTCCATATGGAGCGCTTCTCATTATCCAAAATCAAAATGGATCTGTTATTTTAAGTTTCACCAAAGTTCTAAACAACTATTATCTGCAGCCAGTTCATGATTTTGAGTTGAATGATATAAATCATCTAACAATTTGGAATGGAATGAATCGGTTGCATTTAGGCACAGTTTCTCAATCAAACATTTCAATTTACATCTGGTTTGATAATTACTTTGATCTGATACAGGTCATTCATGTTGGTACTAAGAAATTAATTCCATTCCAAAGTAAAGGATTTATGTATTTAGCAGTGACTGGTCCTTCTACATTGATTTTTAAGTATTCCTTAAGAACCAATAAATTTGTAATGGTACAAAAATTGCCATTGAGTGAAGATGTTTCTTACTTTCAATTAACAGAAGGCCATTTCATAGAACACTATCTAACTCTATCAACAGAGTCTTTCACTGTTATTTATAAGGAAATACACGATCGTTTTATACCATTTCAACAAATTTCTTCTGGTAATTTTATATTACCAGTTATTTCAAGGAAAGCAATTATGCTCTTAACTTTACATAAAGACACTATAGTAGCCTATCAATATAATGGCTGGAGATTCGTAGAATTAAATGCAAAATTATCTGGAATCAGTCAATTTCGTcgagtaatactatataatgaagAATTATTACTAATGagaagtaaaaataataaatggaCGTTGAAACAACCACTATGGATTAAAAAGAAATCTAACAAGAATTTACAAGAAGAAATAAGAATATGGAACATTAATGCCAAGAATAGAATTCAAAGAGCAATGAAAGAAATTCCAATGCCAAAAGATCCTATCACAATTTTAAGAGGTCATATTGATCAGCTTCGTGTTCATAAT ATAAACAGACACAATTTACAACAATTAAAAGATTTATATAAGCAATATAAGAAACTGGCTTTTAGATTTCAAGCACAAAAGGTTGATATTAGTAACAAGTGGCATCCCAAGATTAAAACTATTTCTTCGCTACATGCAAAAACAATTCAAGTGAAATGTAAAACAAAGTGTAAAATCAATCGATTGAATGTTAAGGAGAATATGAATTTCTTGACCAAATTAATAATGTCAATAAAGACAAATCAAGAATTAAATTTTGATGAATTAAGTGTAGAAGAACTAAGAAACTGGAAATGTCCTCTCTTAAGTCTTCCAATAGAAGATATTATAGTTtctgaattaattaatgaaataacTTTAGGTTATTTACAGGAAAATGCTTTGAAAGTAACTGGTGATCAACTAGTTTCTG GAAAACATATTTTTACTAACATAAAGGCAACAAATGCTTTTATGCCATTAAATATTGCCACATTCTTAACAAAGCAAGATGTAACAATAAGAGAGATGAAAGTTAAAGAACTGAATTTAACAACAGGAGGGATTTTATTACCATTAAATGGCTCATTCTCAATAGTTACTGGTTCAATCAAAACACctaaactaaaaataaaaaatattgatgaTTTAAGGGGAAAAATAGAAGGAAAATGGAAAAGATTGTCACCTACGATATTCATTAGTGAGCCcatgattttatataacaatTTCAATTTAGAAAATGTCAAGATTGATAATTTAACGTCTACAGACTTAATTGCTAGTAAGACAGGGTCAATCAAAAGTACCTTGTCAAATGCAATATCTTTACATGATAATATATCAGTGTCCTTAATCCTTTCAAGTGAAAAAATG AAATGGAGCAATATCACTGTGTATGGCTTTAAAAAATGGATTACTgcgaatttccaaaatattggTATTATATCTGGAAATAAACATTTTCATCAAAATGTAGAGATAACAAAGTTTTCTTACAATAAATTAAAATCAGA GAAGCAAGATTTATTTTTAAAGGATTTAACATTATGTGCCATTTCTGTTATTGCACCGGAAATTAAAACTACAACGTTAATAGCGGATATTATTGctgtaaaaaaattaaatagttCACAAATTGTCGGGAACTTGAGTGAAGATTATTTCATTGATAATTTCAAAGTAGTTTTCAAATCTATTTTGTCTGAGAAACTGTATTATCATAATTTcactgtaaaaaatatatttacaacgCAACTGAATAATTTGAATTTAACAG ACTTGAAGAGGCTTGTGAATTCATGGATTGAACCTAATATTCTCAATACCTCTATAGAAGCAACAAACTTGAAAACAAATACTCTTAGATTACCTGTTCGATTTTACATAGAATTAGGTAACAAGATAATTAAAAATCTAATATTAGAACAACATGTTTATGTAGAttacattaataatattaatatgacTGATTTCTTGGATAATGCTATAAGGCTCACCGATATGAAATCTctgcaaaatataatatttc GTAACGATTTTAGTACGAATCATATACATGCTTCTCATCTTCCATTTCATTTGATAGACACAGAGAAAGATCTTAATTTGCATAAAAAGAGAATTTCTGGTAATATAGAAGCAAATGCAATAAATTTACCATATTCTTTTAAAATTGCTGAAGATGAGACTCCAGTTAATATCTTCATTAAGGGATCTGCAAGATTTCCACTTGAACCAGCaataacaaatgtaaataatattagACTAGAAAAACTGTTTTCAGAAATTTGGTTGACAACAAATGTTACAACACTTTATGGAAAGAATTTGCATTTTGAAAATATAGTGATAAATGGAAGTGTTATTTTAGAT AATGAAATAAGTAcattaaatattgaaatgtGGAAAAACATTTCAAAACGTGTTTTAAGCAAAACCAAGTTACAGGAAATATCATACCCCGTATCTTTGAATAATATTAAAGTTCCTTTTATTGTGGGCTCAAATGTTTCAAGACTAAAATCTTCACTATCAGATCTCAATGATATATTTGAGAATTCTTTGCTAAAGGATAAAGACCAACAAGTGAAGGCAAAATGGACATTCTATACATTAAAGGTCTTAG GAAACTTGACTGCAAAACACACGATTAACAAACTGGATCTCAAGAAAGATGTTATGAGACACGATTTGAGAGAAAATATTGTAACTGGAAAGAAAACAGTCATACGTTTAACTGCAGAGAATTTGAATGGTTACAACTTTGATAAATGGGCTGCTAAAGCTTTGACGAAATTGAAGAAACATGCAATCATAAAGGGACAAAAAACATTTATCAATGCTACGTTTAGCGATATAga GGTGTCTGGAACTGTAATGGGAAATACTATAGAAGAAGTATTAACAAAATCTACGGATCAAAGAATTTATGGTCAGAAAAAGTTTCAAGGTTCTATTAATGCATCTGAGCTCATTGTTAGTGGTTTAATAAATGATGTGAATTTGACTGAGCTAGTAGATCATCAGTTAAAGAAGAATAATCATCTTCAAACTATAAAAACAGGAATTGAATTTCAAAACAGCTTACATATTCGTGGAGATCTTATAGTTAAAGGTACTTATGGAGGAGCAGAGTTGAAGAATTTTTACACAAGTTATTCGAGTGTTTTACCCATTGCTGAAAAAATGAAGATATTTTTAGAGGCAGCCGAAACCATTAATACAGCTTTACAAA ATCGAGctgtttatataaataaattggaAGTCGTAGAAGACACCATTGTTGCTTCCAATGAATCTGAAATTATTCAACCAGTACAATGCAAATCTACAAACTCTTCCTCGCATTGTTTTAGTAAATCTGCACTGAACGGCTCTGACTTTCATGTCAAAAAATTAATTGTCATGGACGAAAAAGAACTCATTGTATTTGTAAACTTTGATTCTGTATCCATatctttatttaataatataaagaacgAACTTGTTCATTCAAAAG AACTACATATACCAAGAATAATGGAAGCATTTGCGGAGTCAAGAATAGATACCTTGTGGATCGTTCTACGACTGACCACACAGACTTTGGTCTTACGTTATCAGCCATGGGAAGATCTGCAAGAATATGTTTTGCCAGTCACGGACGTGTTTGAAATAAGTACATCTCCAAATAATCAGCTTTTGTTATTACTATCAGATGGTGTATGGGATCTTGAAGGATTAGCAAGTCCTAGAAATATTATTGGGATTCCCCTCAAAGAAAAAGTAGAGACGTTCGTTGATGAACATAATTTCTATGTGCAATGTACTTCAAAAAATAATACAACTTTAATGAAAGCACGATACATAGGAAATTGA
- the LOC126925791 gene encoding RWD domain-containing protein 2A: MSTYEEIKENLTAQVCELETLESIYPKELRITERGVLADINEFVRNPMQELPQRLEYSIKIPFNDEYIELFISLSSNYPKEKPEVYARSSFLSRTQQLLLNQSLSDILEHQEENEPCIQVLILWLQDNGENFLIKSNKNLDNEVTTRYKNKDQNNSTSFTRFWIYSHHIYSKHKRKKIVDLAKENSLTGFCLAGKPGVICIEGAFEDCDYCWQKIKSMNWQKILLKLVEEEKDCKDMMDIMRKFSDFQEIFFITSGRHNDMSQVLKYLMEHKSQHVFKELFSIEVKCTELAN; the protein is encoded by the exons ATGTCAACAtacgaagaaataaaagaaaatttaacaGCTCAGGTTTGCGAGCTGGAAACATTGGAATCTATTTATCCAAAAGAATTAAGGATTACAGAGCGTGGAGTGTTGGCTGATATTAACGAATTCGTCAGGAATCCGATGCAGGAACTGCCTCAGAGATTGGAATACTCCATTAAAATTCCATTCAACGAT gaatatatagaattatttattagtCTATCATCTAATTATCCTAAAGAAAAGCCAGAGGTTTATGCAAGGAGCTCTTTTCTGAGCCGAACTCAACAATTGCTATTAAACCAGTCATTGAGCGATATTCTCGAACATCAAGAAGAAAATGAGCCTTGCATTCAAGTATTAATATTGTGGCTGCAAGATAATGGCGaaaatttccttataaaatctAACAAAAATCTAGACAACGAAGTCACTACTAGGTACAAGAATAAAGATCAAAACAATTCAACGAGTTTTACCAGATTTTGGATTTATAGTCATCATATATATAGTAaacataaaagaaaaaagattgttGATTTGGCAAAAGAAAATTCCCTTACGGGTTTCTGTCTGGCAGGAAAACCTGGAGTAATTTGTATAGAAGGTGCCTTTGAAGACTGTGACTATTGTTGGCAAAAa atcaAATCTATGAATTGGCAgaaaatactattaaaactGGTAGAAGAGGAGAAAGATTGTAAAGATATGATGGATATAATGCGTAAATTTAGTGATTTTCAAGAAATATTCTTTATTACTTCAGGACGTCATAATGATATGAGCCAAGTATTAAAGTATTTAATGGAACACAAATCTCAACATGTGTTTAAGGAATTGTTTAGTATTGAAGTTAAATGTACTGAACTAGCAAATTGA
- the LOC126925811 gene encoding anaphase-promoting complex subunit 10: MSNKTGNTGEIDPIQEELAGRVREVGNHAIWSLSSCKPGFGVDQLRDDITETYWQSDGQLPHLVNIQFKRKTTIRDICIYTDYKLDESYTPSRISIRAGTNFNDLQEIEVMDLNEPSGWVIIPIKDINDRPIRTFMIQIAVISNHQNGRDTHMRQIKVYSPTQDVLGPPAPYIAGHFLTNEFLRYATVR; the protein is encoded by the exons atGAGTAACAAGACTGGTAATACAG GAGAAATAGATCCTATACAGGAGGAGCTAGCTGGTCGTGTGCGAGAAGTTGGAAACCATGCAATTTGGAGTCTGTCCAGTTGTAAGCCTGGCTTTGGCGTAGATCAGTTGCGCGATGATATAACAGAGACATATTGGCAGTCTGATGGACAACTTCCACATCTGGTAAACATTCAATTTAAAAGGAAAACAACGATTCgtgacatatgtatatacacagaTTACAAGTTAGATGAAAGTTATACTCCCAGCAG GATAAGTATCAGAGCAGGTACAAATTTTAATGACCTCCAAGAAATAGAAGTAATGGATCTGAATGAACCAAGTGGTTGGGTTATCATTCCCATAAAGGACATAAATGATAGACCTATTAGGACATTTATGATACAAATAGCAGTAATAAGCAACCATCAGAATGGACGAGACACGCACATGAGACAAATTAAAGTTTATAGTCCCACACAGGATGTTCTTGGACCACCTGCTCCCTACATTGCAGGCCACTTCCTTACCAATGAATTTTTGCGTTATGCTACAGTTAGATAA